One Rhodococcus sp. P1Y DNA window includes the following coding sequences:
- a CDS encoding FAD-binding oxidoreductase, producing MKTPSRIRWHLGRVISRRFETEAAVRLELDVPTWPGNNAGAHLDIRLTAPDGYQASRSYSLASSGESTRVVLVVQEVTTGEVSPFLVRYLAVGEEVQIQGPLGRFFVWKPTDPDRSPVQLIAGGSGVVPLFSMAAAREHEAEGAAFRLLYSVRSPRDTLFADELAGFSRTIVDIAHTRESAPGAGQPPGRLTRETIAASTFPASLSPRIFVCGPTPFVEAVAGWLVELGHDPARIRTERFGGMS from the coding sequence GTGAAAACACCAAGCCGCATCCGCTGGCACCTCGGACGGGTGATCAGTCGGCGTTTCGAGACCGAGGCGGCCGTCCGCCTGGAGTTGGATGTCCCGACGTGGCCCGGAAACAACGCCGGAGCTCATCTCGATATCCGGCTCACGGCACCGGACGGATACCAGGCGTCCCGGTCGTACTCGCTGGCGTCCTCCGGTGAATCGACCCGTGTCGTGCTTGTGGTCCAGGAGGTAACCACGGGCGAAGTGTCGCCGTTTCTGGTGCGGTATCTCGCGGTGGGTGAGGAAGTCCAGATACAAGGACCTCTCGGACGTTTCTTCGTCTGGAAGCCGACCGATCCCGACCGGTCACCGGTACAACTCATCGCGGGCGGATCAGGCGTCGTACCTCTGTTCTCGATGGCCGCAGCACGTGAACATGAAGCGGAAGGCGCCGCCTTCCGGCTGCTCTACTCGGTCCGCAGTCCGCGCGACACGCTCTTCGCAGACGAACTCGCGGGCTTCTCGCGAACAATCGTCGACATCGCGCACACCCGCGAGTCGGCACCCGGAGCGGGCCAGCCGCCCGGTCGGCTGACGCGGGAAACGATCGCCGCGTCGACGTTCCCAGCGTCACTGTCGCCGCGCATCTTCGTGTGCGGACCGACGCCGTTCGTGGAGGCCGTAGCCGGTTGGCTTGTCGAACTCGGCCACGACCCAGCCCGGATCCGTACGGAACGATTTGGAGGCATGTCATGA
- a CDS encoding molybdopterin-dependent oxidoreductase, translating to MDVINSSFGGRRRSRDTRLPPGQTLVDDWPVLSAGPTPNVDESRWSFSIMTEDKVTHRWNWDELHEVGVEDIVTDIHCVTHWSKLDMAWRGVPFDRLFEDVETSYDYVMVHCSGGYTTNLPLEDLLEGQAWIATEAEGEPLSQEHGGPARLLVPHLYFWKSAKWVLGMDMMPSDDPGFWEQNGYHLRGDPWREERYW from the coding sequence GTGGATGTGATCAACAGTAGTTTCGGAGGAAGGCGTCGTTCCAGAGACACGCGGCTACCCCCTGGGCAGACTCTCGTCGACGACTGGCCGGTTCTCTCGGCCGGACCCACACCCAACGTCGACGAGAGCCGATGGAGCTTCTCGATCATGACGGAGGACAAGGTCACGCACCGATGGAACTGGGATGAGCTGCATGAGGTGGGGGTCGAGGACATCGTCACCGACATCCACTGCGTAACCCACTGGTCGAAGTTGGACATGGCCTGGCGCGGCGTACCGTTCGACCGGCTGTTTGAGGACGTCGAAACCAGTTACGACTACGTGATGGTGCACTGCTCCGGCGGATACACCACCAACCTTCCGCTCGAGGATCTCCTCGAAGGGCAAGCGTGGATAGCCACCGAGGCGGAAGGCGAACCCCTTTCGCAGGAGCACGGGGGTCCGGCCCGACTTCTCGTGCCCCATCTCTACTTCTGGAAAAGTGCGAAGTGGGTTCTCGGAATGGACATGATGCCCTCGGACGACCCCGGATTCTGGGAGCAGAACGGCTACCACCTTCGCGGCGACCCGTGGCGGGAGGAGCGATACTGGTGA
- a CDS encoding DUF1003 domain-containing protein — protein sequence MNDRRPDEQPEASPGVRTEGREMFDCPHCGHQLSMFMETRSNPGDRAAARLATVAGSWPFLLILVLAIVAWLVVNTILPLFHPDSSAVLDYLGTALAIVAALQGPLILLTQRRESDRDRARDIETFHISQNAEADLHSISLAIDSLLEQSGRDRSSSDGRRHEPSTPSEDSA from the coding sequence ATGAACGACAGGCGCCCAGACGAGCAGCCAGAAGCATCACCAGGCGTTCGCACCGAGGGCCGCGAGATGTTCGATTGTCCGCATTGCGGGCACCAGCTCAGCATGTTCATGGAGACGCGGTCCAACCCCGGGGACAGGGCCGCTGCCCGGTTGGCCACGGTCGCGGGTTCCTGGCCCTTCCTTCTGATCCTGGTGCTGGCTATTGTCGCGTGGCTCGTCGTCAATACGATCCTGCCGCTCTTTCATCCTGACTCGTCGGCCGTGCTCGACTATCTCGGAACGGCGCTCGCTATTGTCGCGGCCTTGCAAGGACCGCTGATCCTGCTTACCCAGCGTCGAGAGTCCGATCGTGACCGCGCGCGGGACATCGAGACATTTCACATCTCGCAGAACGCCGAGGCCGACCTGCACTCGATCAGCCTCGCTATCGATTCGCTCCTCGAGCAGAGTGGGCGAGACCGGTCGTCGAGCGATGGACGACGACACGAACCATCCACGCCGTCAGAGGATTCCGCTTGA
- a CDS encoding TetR/AcrR family transcriptional regulator — translation MRERLLEAAADEFTENGYAAAKLADIARRAGFTKGAVYSNFDSKQALFAELLSKRSMELAGRVIDIVSGLGPGDAAGRGGDAIASWVVAEPRWPLLVTEFGIQAGRVPDLAEGYRRERRHLRDELQRLIAERATVWGVADALNARRVATSLLALISGLAVEHSVDPDEIDENVIGDAITELLAGAISRALHRD, via the coding sequence GTGCGTGAGCGGCTTCTCGAGGCCGCCGCGGACGAGTTCACCGAGAACGGTTACGCAGCCGCCAAGCTGGCGGACATCGCGCGACGTGCGGGCTTCACCAAAGGCGCCGTCTACTCCAATTTCGATTCCAAGCAGGCGCTGTTCGCCGAACTGCTCTCGAAGAGGTCGATGGAACTCGCTGGCCGGGTGATCGACATCGTGTCGGGGCTCGGGCCGGGCGATGCCGCGGGACGAGGGGGCGACGCCATCGCGTCCTGGGTCGTCGCCGAGCCGCGGTGGCCGCTGCTCGTCACCGAATTCGGAATCCAAGCCGGACGCGTTCCCGACCTCGCCGAGGGGTACCGACGTGAGCGACGCCACCTCCGTGACGAACTGCAGCGCCTCATCGCCGAGCGAGCGACGGTGTGGGGCGTCGCCGACGCCTTGAATGCGCGCCGGGTCGCGACATCGCTGCTGGCCTTGATCTCCGGCTTGGCCGTCGAGCATTCGGTAGATCCCGACGAGATCGACGAGAATGTGATCGGCGACGCAATCACCGAGTTGCTCGCGGGTGCGATTTCCCGCGCACTGCACCGCGATTGA
- a CDS encoding YbaK/EbsC family protein, which translates to MNRLLHPNAAHVADILISRGHHGVVVTSPEPTPTADAAAASLGVSVGAIVKSLVFLLDDDPVLILVSGAHQVDLDATGQRLGGTLTRAPLELVKHSTGQPIGGIAPVGHPTNLPTFVDETLSDYPELWAAAGHPNTVFKTTCSELLRITAGLAIDVT; encoded by the coding sequence ATGAACCGGCTACTTCACCCGAACGCAGCCCACGTCGCCGACATTCTGATTTCGCGCGGACATCACGGAGTGGTGGTCACCTCGCCGGAGCCGACCCCGACCGCGGACGCCGCTGCCGCATCGCTCGGGGTCAGCGTCGGCGCGATCGTGAAATCTCTTGTCTTCCTGCTCGACGACGATCCAGTGCTTATCCTCGTGTCGGGTGCACACCAGGTAGATCTCGACGCCACCGGACAGCGCCTGGGCGGCACGTTGACGCGGGCACCGCTGGAACTGGTCAAGCATTCGACGGGTCAGCCGATCGGCGGTATCGCACCGGTCGGCCATCCGACGAATCTACCGACGTTCGTCGACGAGACCCTCTCGGACTACCCCGAGTTGTGGGCTGCTGCAGGGCATCCGAACACGGTCTTCAAGACCACGTGCTCGGAGCTTCTGCGCATCACCGCCGGTCTCGCCATCGATGTCACCTAG
- a CDS encoding iron-containing redox enzyme family protein gives MPTPSAIAVQLPTARGPLTEGLVRALRLEPASPILLPDVDGGTDPFGEDLQAALYICYELHYRGFDDVADAWEWNPDLLGFRAELEKVFLTYLRERVEPGSDAVAEMKKVEVESTRDEGPSHHLSSHGTWTQMQEYFVHRSIYHLKEADPHAWAIPRLTGQAKASFVAVEFDEYGGGHRARMHQQLFADLLDAAGLDSTYLGYLDQVPAATLATVNVMSLFGLHRGLRGAAVGHFAATEISSSPGSARLVTALRSMGAPEPCVHFYAEHVEADAVHEQVVRHDVVGSLIAELPALEPDVVFGMRVADYVEARLGDQLLGAWTGGESSLLRPL, from the coding sequence ATGCCAACGCCATCTGCCATCGCAGTCCAACTGCCCACGGCGCGTGGCCCCCTGACCGAGGGACTCGTGCGTGCGCTGAGATTGGAACCGGCAAGTCCGATCCTGCTCCCGGACGTCGACGGCGGTACGGACCCGTTCGGAGAGGACCTACAGGCTGCTCTGTACATCTGCTACGAGCTCCACTACCGGGGTTTCGACGACGTAGCCGATGCCTGGGAATGGAATCCGGACCTGCTCGGATTCCGGGCAGAACTCGAAAAAGTGTTCCTTACGTATCTCCGCGAACGAGTCGAGCCGGGGTCCGACGCGGTCGCCGAGATGAAGAAAGTCGAGGTCGAATCGACCCGCGACGAAGGTCCGTCTCATCACTTGTCCTCGCATGGAACCTGGACGCAGATGCAGGAGTACTTCGTTCATCGCTCCATCTATCACCTCAAGGAAGCGGATCCCCATGCGTGGGCGATCCCGCGATTGACCGGTCAGGCCAAAGCATCGTTCGTCGCCGTGGAGTTCGACGAATACGGCGGCGGTCATCGCGCCCGCATGCATCAGCAATTGTTCGCAGACCTGCTTGACGCAGCAGGGTTGGATTCGACTTATCTCGGTTACCTGGATCAGGTGCCCGCTGCAACGTTGGCGACCGTGAATGTGATGTCGCTCTTCGGGCTTCACCGCGGGCTCCGCGGCGCCGCAGTAGGCCACTTCGCCGCCACCGAGATCAGTTCGTCGCCGGGCTCGGCGCGCCTGGTGACTGCTCTGCGGTCCATGGGTGCACCGGAACCCTGCGTGCACTTCTATGCCGAGCACGTCGAGGCCGATGCGGTTCACGAGCAGGTCGTGCGCCACGACGTGGTGGGGTCGTTGATCGCTGAACTGCCAGCACTGGAACCGGATGTGGTGTTCGGGATGCGCGTGGCCGACTACGTCGAGGCGCGCTTGGGTGACCAACTGCTCGGCGCGTGGACTGGCGGTGAATCCTCGCTCCTTCGGCCCCTATGA
- a CDS encoding amino acid adenylation domain-containing protein — MLDDMLPVSSPQKNIWYAQQLTPDIPFAIAYYVDVTGTIDHDALLDSGLRAHAEYSSATMRIVEVDGLPVQSFVDSYGDAAQIVDFRDEADALERARSWMERDCRSPLPLDGCLVRLRLFRLADDHVLWYTRAHHIALDGYASVRVLERAAAIYNAVVMGNEPDPVDVTVPSAVVEEDRKYHASARAKRDKDFWYASVTERENSAAPSLGTVAAPQPMSTTVGGTDSNAHSSSDLEFSGSQSTSSLVIAAFAVFLARMTDSDDARLSLPVSARSNAVLRRAGSSTSNVVPLALPGIGRTTVDGAVKLTETSIGAVLRHQRSRPDVVWERGRKRTATRSFGPTVNVMMFAHTVAVGGVEGQVHILTTGPVSDLAVDIYPEGAGRQPRVDFEANPAAYSRPDLSRYHRRFLQFLHAFANRSVGDMAVSDLELFLPDESRMSAASTGATSTERTTMIDAFDSAVRQHGDRIAVEDGGEALTYRELNHEVDRLAGVLLDRNVGPEDPVAVRIARSIDSVVAFWAVARAGAVYVPIDPRLPDTRVEYIVRDSRAVLGLGLSPDGTDRWGEIDWLAKAESSYSEREPRTGRRTASPRNAAYVIYTSGSTGVPKGVVVTHDGIGGLVQQIRHSYGLDPSSRVCHLASPGFDTAVVEHLASAVTGACLVIAPPDAYAGPELTRLLAHRRLTHLLITPSALATLEPSELTDVATIIIGGESAPRDVVHTWSPGRRLLNAYGPTEATCSVTMTEPLGSDAAVAIGTAMAGATIHLLDRALRPVPPGAIGEIFIATAGLARGYSHHAPGTALRFVANPFGDNGSRLFRSGDMARCRVDGSLDFIGRTDDQVKIRGNRVELGEVDAALRAHPLVGAAASMIRRNHRGDARIDGYVVWKSGESVDLQEVRAFLARALPAYAVPSTVTVLDAIPLTVNRKLDRVSLPEPVFAGGVGAIETPSGATEEAVSQAYSQVLGVDGVDVTTSFFDLGGDSLAATGVIARLRADFEIDLGIRDLVDASSVRARPSD; from the coding sequence ATGTTGGACGACATGTTGCCGGTGAGCTCGCCGCAAAAAAATATCTGGTACGCCCAGCAGTTGACGCCCGACATTCCCTTCGCCATCGCCTACTACGTCGACGTCACCGGCACGATCGACCACGATGCGCTGCTCGACAGTGGACTGAGAGCGCACGCCGAATACTCTTCGGCGACGATGCGCATCGTCGAGGTGGACGGCCTGCCAGTTCAGAGCTTTGTCGACAGCTACGGCGATGCCGCTCAGATTGTCGACTTCCGAGATGAGGCGGACGCGCTCGAACGTGCTCGCTCGTGGATGGAGCGCGATTGCAGAAGCCCGCTGCCGCTCGACGGCTGCCTGGTCCGACTCCGACTCTTTCGTCTCGCCGACGATCACGTCCTTTGGTACACCCGCGCGCATCACATCGCTCTCGACGGCTATGCCTCGGTTCGGGTGCTCGAGCGTGCTGCTGCGATCTACAACGCCGTGGTCATGGGCAATGAACCCGACCCTGTCGACGTGACCGTGCCGTCGGCGGTCGTAGAGGAAGACCGGAAGTATCACGCGTCGGCGCGAGCGAAGAGAGACAAAGACTTCTGGTACGCGTCGGTAACGGAACGCGAGAACTCGGCCGCACCGTCGCTCGGTACCGTCGCTGCTCCTCAGCCGATGTCGACGACGGTCGGTGGCACCGACTCGAACGCCCACAGCTCGTCCGATCTCGAATTTTCCGGCAGTCAGTCGACGTCGAGTCTCGTGATTGCCGCATTCGCAGTGTTTCTCGCGCGTATGACCGACTCCGACGACGCCCGGCTTTCGCTTCCGGTCTCCGCTCGATCGAATGCGGTCCTACGCCGCGCGGGCTCTTCCACATCGAATGTCGTTCCACTGGCATTGCCAGGCATTGGGCGTACGACGGTCGATGGCGCGGTCAAGTTGACCGAGACGTCGATAGGCGCGGTCCTGCGTCATCAACGAAGTCGGCCGGACGTGGTGTGGGAAAGGGGTCGGAAAAGGACGGCGACAAGGTCTTTCGGCCCTACGGTCAACGTGATGATGTTCGCCCACACCGTTGCTGTGGGTGGTGTCGAAGGCCAGGTGCATATCCTGACCACCGGGCCGGTATCCGACCTCGCGGTCGACATCTACCCCGAAGGAGCCGGACGGCAGCCTCGCGTCGACTTCGAAGCAAATCCGGCTGCGTATTCACGCCCTGACCTCTCTCGCTATCACCGGAGGTTCCTGCAGTTTCTGCACGCCTTCGCGAACCGGAGTGTCGGCGACATGGCTGTGTCGGACCTCGAGCTGTTCCTGCCGGATGAGTCACGCATGTCGGCAGCGTCGACAGGTGCCACGTCCACCGAGCGTACGACGATGATCGACGCGTTCGATTCCGCTGTGCGACAACACGGAGACCGAATCGCGGTCGAGGACGGCGGAGAGGCTCTGACCTATCGAGAGTTGAACCATGAAGTCGACCGTCTGGCAGGGGTGCTACTGGATCGGAACGTCGGCCCGGAGGATCCGGTCGCGGTTCGGATAGCGCGTTCGATCGACTCGGTCGTCGCGTTCTGGGCGGTAGCGCGCGCGGGGGCCGTGTACGTTCCGATCGATCCGAGACTTCCCGACACGCGCGTCGAATACATCGTTCGGGACAGTCGCGCTGTTCTGGGACTTGGGTTGTCCCCAGATGGGACGGACAGGTGGGGCGAGATCGACTGGCTCGCCAAAGCTGAAAGCTCGTATTCAGAGCGCGAGCCGAGAACAGGCCGACGTACAGCGTCGCCGCGCAATGCTGCGTACGTCATCTACACCTCTGGTTCGACCGGTGTCCCGAAAGGCGTTGTTGTCACACACGATGGAATCGGGGGACTGGTGCAACAGATTCGGCACAGCTACGGACTCGATCCATCCTCGCGGGTCTGCCACCTCGCATCGCCTGGATTCGATACAGCTGTGGTCGAACACCTCGCGTCCGCGGTGACGGGTGCTTGCCTCGTGATTGCTCCACCGGATGCCTACGCGGGTCCCGAATTGACTCGGCTACTGGCCCACCGACGCCTCACTCACCTGCTCATCACCCCGTCTGCGCTGGCTACGCTGGAGCCGTCCGAACTCACCGACGTTGCGACGATCATCATCGGCGGGGAATCGGCGCCGAGAGACGTCGTACACACGTGGTCGCCTGGCCGCCGGCTCCTCAATGCGTACGGTCCGACCGAGGCCACTTGCAGTGTGACCATGACCGAGCCGCTCGGTTCGGACGCCGCGGTCGCCATCGGAACAGCAATGGCAGGCGCAACGATTCATCTGCTCGATCGCGCACTTCGTCCGGTGCCACCTGGTGCGATCGGCGAGATATTCATTGCCACCGCAGGTCTTGCGCGCGGATATTCGCACCACGCACCTGGAACCGCGTTACGGTTCGTGGCAAATCCATTCGGAGACAACGGCTCACGATTGTTCAGGAGCGGCGACATGGCTCGTTGTCGCGTCGACGGTTCCCTCGACTTCATCGGACGTACCGACGACCAGGTCAAGATCCGCGGCAACCGTGTCGAGCTCGGTGAGGTCGACGCCGCACTACGCGCGCACCCGCTCGTCGGCGCAGCTGCATCCATGATCCGTCGAAACCACCGCGGTGACGCGCGAATCGACGGCTATGTCGTATGGAAGAGCGGCGAGTCCGTCGACTTGCAGGAGGTTCGGGCATTTCTTGCGCGGGCGCTACCGGCATATGCAGTTCCGTCGACAGTCACAGTGCTCGACGCGATACCCCTCACTGTCAACCGCAAACTCGATAGGGTCTCCCTTCCGGAGCCTGTGTTCGCGGGAGGAGTCGGGGCGATCGAAACTCCTTCCGGGGCCACTGAAGAAGCGGTTTCGCAGGCGTATTCGCAGGTTCTGGGTGTCGACGGGGTTGATGTCACCACCTCGTTCTTCGACCTGGGTGGGGACTCGCTTGCCGCGACCGGCGTGATCGCGCGGCTGCGCGCTGACTTCGAAATCGATCTCGGCATACGGGACCTTGTGGATGCCAGTTCGGTTCGGGCTCGCCCAAGTGATTGA
- a CDS encoding 2-oxo-4-hydroxy-4-carboxy-5-ureidoimidazoline decarboxylase — MLMHQGLGLETFNDLPRRKAVHALYECCCSHTWASRIADARPFRSHAELFARADAELDELSDADIDYLASTHRPVGKTCAGMDVATQSVFIDACRMYIERFGYGYIVCSATLDSAGEDPREVLVDLGHRLDNSHETERKVMREELAKVNRIRIERVLGPEEGWPPF, encoded by the coding sequence ATGTTGATGCACCAGGGACTCGGTTTGGAGACGTTCAACGACCTGCCGCGCCGCAAAGCGGTGCACGCCCTGTACGAATGCTGCTGCTCGCACACGTGGGCGTCGCGAATAGCCGACGCACGCCCGTTCCGCTCCCACGCCGAACTCTTCGCCCGGGCCGATGCCGAGCTGGACGAGCTGTCGGACGCCGACATCGACTACCTCGCCTCGACTCACCGACCGGTCGGGAAGACCTGCGCCGGCATGGACGTGGCCACCCAGAGTGTCTTCATCGACGCGTGCCGGATGTACATCGAGCGGTTCGGCTACGGCTACATCGTCTGTTCGGCGACGCTCGACAGCGCAGGCGAGGATCCGCGCGAGGTCCTCGTCGACCTGGGCCACCGGCTCGACAACAGCCACGAGACCGAGCGCAAGGTGATGCGCGAGGAACTCGCCAAGGTCAATCGAATCCGCATCGAACGGGTGCTGGGTCCGGAAGAGGGCTGGCCGCCGTTCTAG
- a CDS encoding TetR/AcrR family transcriptional regulator, with the protein MSNSGDGASARRLTPRGAATKARIIEAANQLMFEQGVASTTLADVRTASGTSKSQLYQHFADKDALVSAVIEFRAEALLAQQRRRLDKVNSLRGLELWRDDMVERNALRDGAYGCPLGSMANEIADHDQAGRELIATHFDEWLQMLINAIDRLRTLGVLRADADPQTLAIGLLAAVQGGYLLAKTTRDVKLMRVAVDIAIARIRAFSAESSTQN; encoded by the coding sequence GTGAGTAACAGCGGCGACGGTGCGAGTGCCCGCCGTTTGACGCCGCGGGGCGCAGCCACGAAGGCGCGAATCATCGAGGCAGCCAACCAACTGATGTTCGAGCAAGGCGTCGCATCGACAACGCTCGCCGACGTTCGCACCGCAAGCGGAACGTCGAAGTCCCAGCTATATCAGCACTTCGCTGACAAGGACGCACTAGTGAGCGCAGTCATCGAGTTCCGAGCCGAGGCATTGCTGGCCCAGCAGCGTCGTCGCCTGGACAAGGTGAATTCCCTTCGCGGACTCGAACTATGGCGGGACGATATGGTGGAGCGCAACGCGCTCCGGGACGGCGCATATGGTTGCCCACTGGGATCGATGGCGAACGAGATAGCCGATCACGATCAGGCTGGGCGAGAACTCATCGCTACCCATTTCGATGAGTGGCTTCAGATGCTGATCAACGCAATCGACAGGTTGAGAACACTCGGCGTGCTCCGGGCGGATGCGGATCCCCAGACGTTGGCAATCGGGTTACTTGCTGCGGTGCAGGGCGGGTACCTACTCGCGAAGACCACTCGTGATGTGAAGCTCATGAGGGTCGCCGTGGACATAGCGATCGCTCGGATTCGCGCATTCTCTGCGGAATCGTCCACCCAGAACTAG
- a CDS encoding CDGSH iron-sulfur domain-containing protein, whose amino-acid sequence MLMDGPVEILMPDGTVVHSQRNVVAVCLCKRSKNYPLCDTSHRRKAAVRGATSS is encoded by the coding sequence ATGCTGATGGACGGGCCGGTTGAGATCCTCATGCCCGACGGCACAGTGGTGCATTCGCAGAGAAACGTGGTGGCCGTGTGCCTGTGCAAACGAAGCAAGAACTACCCACTCTGCGACACAAGCCACCGACGAAAGGCGGCCGTCCGTGGGGCTACATCGTCATAG
- a CDS encoding DUF6510 family protein, whose product MTYVDGNALAGVFAATLGIDITVATGRCRGCGNTSELARTHAFITAMGAVMRCSECQAVLAVVVENPGSALVNMSGLAYITVPRA is encoded by the coding sequence ATGACCTACGTTGACGGAAACGCACTCGCCGGCGTCTTTGCGGCGACCCTTGGTATCGACATCACGGTTGCGACCGGCAGGTGCCGCGGCTGCGGCAATACCTCCGAACTGGCCCGCACGCATGCCTTCATCACCGCCATGGGCGCAGTAATGCGGTGCAGCGAGTGCCAAGCTGTGTTGGCCGTAGTCGTCGAGAATCCCGGATCGGCACTCGTGAACATGTCAGGGCTTGCCTACATCACGGTGCCTCGCGCATAA
- a CDS encoding DUF6480 family protein, translating to MTAQNPEPNDTAGLEAGGSVTPGDTPPAETGVGGPNHEPPQRSLKLPIVFLGILGVVVLIIVIGLIGRIVGLF from the coding sequence ATGACTGCTCAGAACCCCGAACCGAACGACACCGCGGGCCTCGAAGCCGGCGGGTCCGTCACGCCAGGGGACACACCTCCCGCCGAAACCGGTGTAGGCGGTCCCAACCACGAACCGCCGCAGCGCAGTTTGAAACTACCGATCGTGTTTCTCGGCATCCTGGGCGTGGTCGTATTGATCATCGTCATCGGCTTGATCGGCCGCATCGTCGGGCTGTTTTAG
- a CDS encoding HemK2/MTQ2 family protein methyltransferase, which produces MDTTASDPLSLGHGTVYEPQHDSHMLAEAVVARGLPKAARVLDLCTGSGIQALTAASLGAERVLAVDISIAAVESTRAAAYRLGLDVETRQGDLHVALNHGPYDVVLCNPPYVPSEHVPPTEGPSVAWDAGVDGRAFLDPLCRAAPSLLSESGFLLLVQSEHADVPKSIAMFEREGLRTSIVARRTIEFGPVMLARAAWLEANGLIEKGCRTEELAVILAERNTSGA; this is translated from the coding sequence ATCGACACCACAGCTTCAGACCCGCTCTCACTCGGACACGGGACTGTCTACGAACCTCAGCATGACTCGCACATGCTCGCCGAGGCAGTCGTTGCCCGCGGTTTACCGAAAGCCGCACGGGTACTGGACCTGTGCACCGGGTCTGGAATCCAAGCCTTGACGGCAGCATCTCTGGGCGCCGAACGAGTACTGGCAGTAGATATCTCGATAGCAGCCGTCGAATCGACCAGGGCTGCTGCGTATCGACTCGGCCTCGATGTCGAGACGCGTCAGGGTGACCTCCACGTCGCACTGAACCATGGCCCCTACGACGTCGTACTGTGCAATCCCCCATACGTACCGAGTGAGCACGTGCCACCCACCGAGGGCCCCTCGGTGGCGTGGGATGCAGGGGTGGACGGGCGTGCATTTCTTGATCCACTGTGTCGTGCCGCTCCATCCCTTCTGTCGGAGAGCGGATTTCTGTTGCTTGTTCAATCGGAGCATGCCGACGTTCCGAAGTCGATCGCCATGTTCGAGAGGGAAGGTTTACGCACATCGATCGTCGCCAGGCGAACCATCGAATTCGGGCCGGTGATGCTCGCGCGCGCCGCATGGCTGGAGGCCAACGGCCTCATCGAAAAAGGCTGCCGCACCGAAGAGTTGGCAGTGATACTGGCCGAGAGGAATACCAGTGGCGCGTAA
- the alc gene encoding allantoicase: MTATFPLPLPDLAVRTLGGAVVWANDETFAEKENLVKPGKADYQPATFGHKGQIYDGWETRRRREAGYDEAIVRLGAPGVVDAVVVDTAWFTGNYPPEISIEAASIEGFPSARELHEDTEWTTIVPKSSVNGDTENRFGVASDERWTHVKLSIYPDGGVARLRVLGRGRPDPRFIAAGPFDLAALENGGYVSACSNMFYSSPNNLLFPGPPRSMGEGWETSRRRNDANDWVQVALAGRGTIELAELDTSCFLGNAPGAASLKGLLGDGEWIELLPKTRLQPDTRHRFLLERTEPVSEVRMDIFPDGGMARLRLFGSLS; this comes from the coding sequence ATGACAGCCACCTTCCCCCTCCCCCTACCCGATCTCGCCGTCCGCACTCTGGGCGGCGCCGTCGTGTGGGCGAACGACGAAACGTTCGCGGAGAAGGAGAACCTCGTCAAGCCGGGCAAGGCCGACTACCAGCCTGCGACCTTCGGCCACAAGGGCCAGATCTACGACGGGTGGGAGACGCGTAGGCGTCGGGAAGCGGGTTACGACGAAGCCATCGTCCGACTCGGCGCGCCCGGCGTCGTCGACGCTGTGGTGGTGGACACCGCGTGGTTCACCGGCAACTACCCGCCGGAAATCTCCATCGAGGCGGCGTCGATCGAGGGTTTCCCGTCGGCGCGTGAACTGCACGAGGACACCGAGTGGACGACGATCGTGCCGAAGAGCTCGGTCAACGGGGACACCGAGAACCGGTTCGGGGTCGCATCCGACGAGCGCTGGACGCACGTCAAGCTGTCGATCTACCCCGACGGCGGTGTGGCACGACTGCGCGTACTCGGACGCGGGCGTCCCGACCCACGGTTCATCGCGGCCGGCCCGTTCGACCTCGCGGCCCTCGAGAACGGCGGCTACGTCTCCGCGTGTTCCAACATGTTCTACAGCTCGCCGAACAACCTGCTGTTCCCCGGACCGCCGCGGTCGATGGGTGAGGGCTGGGAAACCTCACGCAGGCGTAACGACGCCAACGACTGGGTCCAGGTAGCCCTCGCCGGACGAGGCACGATCGAACTGGCCGAGCTCGACACGTCGTGCTTCCTCGGAAACGCCCCGGGTGCTGCGTCGCTCAAAGGCCTTCTCGGAGATGGCGAATGGATCGAACTGCTACCGAAGACCCGCCTGCAACCCGACACACGTCACCGGTTCCTGCTGGAGCGCACCGAGCCGGTCTCCGAAGTACGCATGGACATCTTCCCCGACGGGGGTATGGCACGCCTGCGGCTCTTCGGCTCGTTGTCGTAG